One window of Hoplias malabaricus isolate fHopMal1 chromosome 16, fHopMal1.hap1, whole genome shotgun sequence genomic DNA carries:
- the tp53i11a gene encoding tumor protein p53-inducible protein 11a — MASKPHPPLMKKHSQTDLVSRLKTRKVLGVGGEDDDGEVHRSKISQVLGNEIKFSVREPLGLRFWILISAVLFTSAALLALAFPSQLYEIIFELTTTRISIRLYGGALLSISLILWNGLYTAEKVIIQWTLLTEACYFGVQFLVTSVSLLEIGSLSNGAALLLLSEVFCLLVTLSYYHQLGRRAKKI, encoded by the exons ATGGCCTCTAAACCCCACCCCCCGCTTATGAAGAAGCACAGTCAGACTGATCTTGTGAGTCGCCTCAAAACCCGTAAAGTCCTGGGTGTTGGgggtgaagatgatgatggtgaggTTCACAGATCAAAG atcAGCCAAGTGTTGGGCAATGAAATTAAGTTTTCTGTCCGTGAACCATTAGGCCTCAG ATTCTGGATTCTTATCTCTGCGGTCTTATTCACGTCTGCAGCTTTATTG GCATTGGCCTTCCCCAGCCAACTCTATGAGATCATCTTTGAACTCACCACTACCAGGATATCTATCCGACTCTATGGAGGAGCTCTATTAA GTATCTCATTAATCTTGTGGAACGGTCTCTACACTGCAGAGAAAGTCATCATTCAATGGACACTGCTCACTGAAGCATGCTACTTTGGTGTACAATTTCTAG TGACGTCAGTCTCACTCCTGGAAATTGGCTCACTATCCAACGGAGCTGCACTCCTTCTCCTCAGTGAGGTTTTCTGCCTCCTCGTCACTCTGTCTTATTACCACCAGCTCGGGCGCCGGGCCAAGAAGATCTGA